The Vreelandella piezotolerans genomic interval AGTACGCTGCCTCGAACAGCGCCGCGCTTAGGGGGTGAACCGGGGAGGAGAGTTGGTGTGTTGCGCAGGCGTCACTTAAACTGTCTGCATCGTGTAGAATCAGCCCATTTTTCTGCCGGAGTGCCGCTAAGCGCATGAAGCCCTCTCTGCCTGTTCAACCAAACCATATTGCCATTTTGCGCCTCTCCGCGTTGGGAGACGTGTGCAATCTCGTGCCAACGGTGCGAGCGTTGCAGCGCCAGTGGCCGCATGCGCGCATTACCTGGATTATCGGCAAGGGGGAGCACAGTTTACTGGCCGGGCTTTCCGGGGTCGAGTTCGTCGTGTACGACAAAGCGACCGGGCTTACCGGCATGCGGGCCATCTGGCGTGAGCTGGCCGATACCCGCTTCGACGTACTGCTGCATATGCAACAGGCCATTCGCGCCAGCGTGCTCTCGCTTGGTCTCAAAGCCAACGTCCGGGTAGGGTATGACAAGGCCCGTGCCAAGGACGCTCAGCACTGGTTCACCCAGCACCAGTTGGCTCCCCATGCGAATGCCCATGTGCTGGAGTCGTTCATGGATTTTGCCCGTCTGCTGGGCGTCGAAGACGACCGCTTGGAGTGGAATCTTGCGGTGCCTGCCATCGCCTACGAAGAAGCCAGAGGGATCAGTGGTGACACGCCTTACTTGGTGATCAACCCCTGTAGTAATGCGCGGCTACGTAATTTTCGCAACTGGTCGGTGGAAGGGTATGCGAGCGTGATTGAACACGCCTGGGTACAGCACGGTCTGAAGAGCGTACTCACGGGGGGCGGCAGCCCCTTGGAGCGCGAAATGGGCGACCAGATCGAAGCGCTCTGCCAGTCGGGTAGCGTCATCAACGCCATCGGCGGCACCTCATTGAAAGGTGTCCTGGCGCTGATCGATAACGCCCGCGCAGTGATTGCTCCGGATACCGGCCCTGCCCATATGGGTAATGCCATGGGCACGCCGACGCTTGGCCTCTATGCCACCACTAACCCTCAACGGGCTGCGCCCTATCTGTGGCGCGATTTTGCCGTCGATGCCTACCCCGATGCGGTACGCACTTATCTGCATAAATCGGTGGACGAAGTGAGCTGGGGGCAGCGGGTGCGCCATGCCGATGCGATGGACTTGATCAAAGCGGACGACGTCATTGCCAAGTTAGACGCGCTGCTGGCGCACAGCGCAGCACACACCACAACAGGACTCTCGGATGAAAGTTGATCTAACCGCCCTGGAACATGCCCGCGTACTGGTGGTCGGGGATGTCATGCTCGACCGCTACTGGCACGGCGGCACCTCGCGGATCTCCCCGGAAGCGCCGGTGCCCGTGGTACGCGTGGAAGATGCCGATGACCGGCCCGGCGGCGCCGCCAACGTGGCGCTCAACGTGGCGTCCTTGGGCGGGCACGCCGCGCTGGCGGGTCTGGTGGGCGAGGATGACAATGCCGAGCTGCTCTCAAAGCGCTTGGCGGCAGCCAATGTAAGCACTTACTTCCAACGCAGCCCTGATATACCCACGATTACCAAGCTACGCGTGATGAGCCGTAACCAGCAGCTGCTGCGCCTGGATTTCGAGCAGCGTCTCGACAGCGTGGATACCAGCGCCCTGCTGGCACAAGTGGAACAGGCACTGCCCGAATGCGACGTGGTGATCCTGTCCGATTACGGTAAGGGCACGCTCAATCAAGTGGAGCATTTAATCGACATGGCGCGTCAGCACGGCAAGCGGGTGCTGATCGATCCCAAGGGGCAGGATTTCACCAAGTACCGAGGGGCTAGCCTGATTACCCCCAACCTCACCGAATTCGAGGCCGTGGTGGGGCCTTGCGCCACGGACGCCATTCTTGCCGAGCGTGGCGAAGCGCTGCGTGCCGAACTCGAACTCGAAGCGCTGTTGATTACCCGCAGCGAAAAAGGGATGACGCTGATCCGTGAAGGCCATGCGCCGCTGCATCTGCCCACCCGTGCTCAAGAGGTCTTCGATGTGACCGGCGCAGGCGATACCGTGATTGGTCTGATGGGCCTGGCCTTGGCCGCTCACCATGCGCTGCCGGAAGCGATGATGTTGGCGAACCTGGGGGCGGGCCTAGTGGTGGCGAAGCCGGGTACCGCCACGCTCTCGATTGCCGAGCTTTACACGGCGCTGCATGGTGACAAACTGGCCGAGTTCGGCGTGATCGAACCAGCGCCGCTGGTCGATGCCGTTCGCGCTGCGCAGCTGCGTGGCGAGCGGGTGGTGATGACCAACGGGTGCTTCGACATTCTCCACGCTGGCCATGTGGCCTACTTGGAACAGGCCAAACGCCTGGGCGACCGGCTGATCGTCGCGGTGAACGACGATGCCTCCATCGGCCGGTTGAAAGGGCCGAAGCGCCCTATCAACCCGTTGAACCGGCGAATGCAGGTGCTGGCCGGGCTTGGCGCGGTGGATTGGGTGGTGCCGTTCAGTGACGACACGCCTGCCGCCCTGATCGAGCAGGTACTGCCGGATATCCTGGTCAAAGGCGGTGACTACCGCCCCGAGGACATTGCTGGCGGCAGCGCCGTGATCGCCAACGGTGGCGAGGTCAAGGTGCTGGGCTTCGAAGATGGCGTGTCCACCACGGCAATGATCAGCTCGATCCTGGATCGCGAAAGCTAATGGCCCGCTGGCCACGGCTGGCCTACTCAGCGGCGCTGTATGGCTTAGCGCCGCTGATTGGCTGGCGCATCTGGCGTGAGCAAGTGCCCACTTACTCACGGCTCCAGCGGTTGGGGCTGCGCCTTGAACCACTGCCACCCGAACCGCGCCTTTGGCTGCACTGTGCCTCGGTAGGCGAGGTACGCGCTGCCCGCCCGCTGATCGAAGGGCTACTGGCGCGCTTTACTCACCACAGCCTGCTACTGACCACCATGACGGCTACCGGCGCCAGACAGGCACAGGCGTTGATAGCAGAGCAGGGTACTGCCGACCAGACGCGTCTTGCCCACCGTTTTCTGCCGTTGGATTTTCCCGGCGCGGCCAGGCGTTTTGTGGCTTGCGTACAGCCGGACCTTGCCATCCTGTTTGAAACCGAGCTGTGGCCGAACCTGCTTCACGCTTGCCATCGGCAGGCGGTGCCCGTTGTCGTAGTGAACGGCCGACTATCACCCCGCGCGTTTGGCCGCTACCAGCGTTTGCGCCCGCTGATGCAGGGGGCCTTGGCCAACGTGACGTGGCTGGCCGCTAAATCACCAGAAGACGCCGAGCGTTTTCAAGCGCTGGGCTGTGCCGCTGAATCGATCTCCGTGGTGGGATCGCTGAAATTCGAGCAAGCCTTACCTGAAAGGGCGCTGGAAGAGAGTGAGCGCTTACTTCATGCGTGGGGTCAGCGTCCCGTCTGGGTCGCGGGCTCAACACGCGATGGTGAAGAAGCGCTGCTGCTCACGGCCCACCGCCAACTGCTTGAACGCTTTCCAGACGCACTGCTGGTGCTGGTGCCTCGCCATCCTCAGCGCTTTGACGAGGTGGCGGCCCTGTGTGAGCGTGAAGAGTTCAAGGTGAGTCGTCGAAGCCAGCAACAGCCCGTCACGCCCACCACCCAGGTCTACCTGGGAGATACGCTGGGCGAGCTGGCGATGCTGTACGGCGCGGGGAGCGTGGCTTACGTAGGCGGAAGCTTGGTGCCACTGGGCGGGCATAACGTATTGGAGCCTGCCGCACTGGGTAAGCCCGTACTGTGCGGGCCGTCGCTGGAGAACTTCAGTGATGTTGCCGAGCCGCTCTTGGCGGCCAAGGCACTGACGGTGGTAGCTTCCCACGATGCGCTCGCCAGTGCGCTGGTAGATGCCTTTGCCCACCCGGCCCGCGCCCTGCAGGCGGGCCAAGCGGGTAAGGCGGTCATTAAAGCCCAGCGCGGGGCGCTCGCGCGTACCTTAACGGGTATTGAGCAGATGATCTCGATGCCGTCTTGATAGTAAGCATTCACTCCCTTCTTGCCCTGGCGGCCTACTTATGGGGCTGCAGCATGAACGTTTGGAACGTGAGCTGCTCAAACTCATGATTGAGTACCGCAAGCCCCACCAGCGACGTAAACAGCAGTGACAGCGCATAGCCATAGCCGTAAAACACTGGCCCTAGCATCTGGCTGAGCAGGGTGAGAAGCACATTGGCGATGAAAAATAGCAGGCATAGCCACAGCGCGGGTTTTAGGCGGTCGAGATAAAATAGCACGTTGAGGATTGCCATAAACAGTACTTGTATGGCGACTGCCACGATGTCGATATTAAATAGCGGCAGATACCAGTGGGAAAAACCGAGCCAGGAAAAAAGCATCGGTCCGCTGAGCAGTAAGGCCACGACCGTTATGCCCTGCACTTTAAAGATGTCATAAATGCCGTGCCGCACGCTGGCCATCATCTCACCGCGCAGGTCCTCAATATGCAGCAGCGTATCGCCTTGGCGTATGGCGTCGTAATACGCTTGGCAGCGCTCTGCGAAATCCGTCTCCATACGCATGATGAATACGGCCATGCCCGGTACGATGGAGAGGTACGCCAAGAAGATCGGCAGGTCGTAAATGGGTGAGGCGCGCAGCGGGCCAATAATGGTCTCCGAGGTGCCAGGGTGAAACCAAAAGACGAGCTTGTCTGCCCAGATACCGAGCTGATAAAACAAGCCAATGGCCATCAGCGCCCGCTGACACTGCCCTGCGCGGTGCAGGTCAAAGGCCCATAGCCGATCGCTTGGGTAGTGGCGAATCACCATCGCCAGCAGCGTAAAGAGCAGCAGGCTCTGGCCCAGCACAAAGCCCCCCAGTAACCCTATCAATCCGTAGCTGCTCAGCAGCATGCCACCCACGAAGGTGGCGCCATAGCCAAACGCAAAGGCCCACAGGACTTGGCGATAGGCCTTAACACCGGCAACGAACACCGTGACGCACCAGATCATGCTCAGCACGATAAAGCTCATCAGCATTTCAAGCTGATAAAGCCATGACGTGCCTTGAAAGGTAAACCATAGAAGGCTCACGCCGACGCTGGCCGCGACGAGCACCACCAGCGTGAGCAGACCAAACAGGTTCGGCAGAATCGCACTGTCGCGCTTTTCAAACAGGCGGTCGGCCACAAATCGGGTAAACAGCAGCTGCACCAGTGACGTTAGCAGCAGTGAACTAGCCACCAGCCAAGTCACCGAGACCAAAAACTCCGTTACATGGGCACTGCCACTGGGGCTTGCCGCTGCCGACAACACCCCAAGCGCCATGACTGCCAGTATCGACAGCACCCAGGGCCCGGAACTGATCAAGCCTGCGTAGCCATAGGCACGCAGCAGGCTGACGTAGCTGTCCTGGCGCAGTAATCGCCGAAGCTCAAAACCAATGCCTGCCATAACCCCCTCCTCAACTAGGTATTAGCGCCTGCCAAGCGCGGTGAACAGGCGAGCTGCTGCCGTCATCGGGAGGGCGTCGGGGTACATGACCTCGTCATACAGCTGCAGATAGCGCGCCATCATTAAGGCCTCGGTATAGTCGGCCTCTACGCGGGCGATGCCTGCTGCGCGAGCGTCCAGCCATCTAGCGGGCTGCGTTAGCAGCTGCTCCATGGCATGGGCAGTGGCCATGGGGTTGGCGATGGGCACGATCTGACCCGCGGCCTGTTGGCGTGTCGCGTCGCCGGTCACTAGCTCGCGGCAGGCACCGACATCGCTGCACACCACCGGTATACCCGCCGCCATGGCTTCCAGTACCACCAGCGGCTGAGCCTCGCTAATAGAGGTCAGCACCACTAAGCGCACCTGGGCCAGTATCTCCTCGGTACGTTGGAAGCCGAGAAACCGCACCTGCTTTTCAACGCCTAGCTGCTGGACTAAATCGCGGCACTCTTGGGCGTAGGCAGGATCTTCACTGTCGGGTCCGACAATCCAGCCCTGAGCGTCAGGGACTTGGCTGATAAGCTGGCGCATCGCGCGAATGAAGGTCTTGATATCTTTGATGGGGGTCACGCGGCCCAGCAGCGCCACGATCGGTTGCTGGTTGTGGGCGGTCGCGCTGCGCAACGGGGCAAAGCGCTCGATCTGAATCCCGTTGGGAATAATCCGCGTGCGCGCCTTCTCGGCACCGTCTTGTATCTGCCGTAGGCGGTTGCCTTCGTGTAGCGTGGTAATGTGCGAAGCGCTGGCATAGGTCATGCGGCCAAGGCCCTGGAAAAAGCGAATCCACATCTGGCGCAGGTAGCCCGTATGGATCTGAAAACCGTGGGATAGCGCATCGGTGGAGGTTTTGATCCACTTTGCCTCTAACAGGTCAATCTGCCGCTCCTTGGTATAAATGCCATGTTCGGTAATCGCGAAGGGGAGGTGGTGAATATGGTGCGCCAGCGCACCGAGAAATCCCGCGTAACCGGTGGAAATGGCATGTAGGCAGCGCCCTTTAGGCAGTTTTTGCGCAATGCTGGCCAGCAAAAAGAGCGGCGCATGAATATTGCGCACCGACCAAAAGTAGTCGATGAACGAGGGCTCGGTGACGTGGGTGAGGTAGTGGTCAACGATTTGCTTCCAAGCCGCCTGGCTATGTAGAAAATCCTCGCGGCTCAAGCCGCCCCGTTGGCCAATCATTCGCGCCACATCACACAGGGCGCGTAGCGGGTCCTGCTGCTCAGGGTTGCGCAGGTTTTCGTGCAGCTCCTGCACGGTGTCGAACGTACTGAGATTGCCTCGACGCGCTTTGATGGCCGATAACGAGGGCAGGTCGTCCATTAGATAGTGGCACTCCAGATGCACCACGTTCGCGGGCCGCTCGAACAAAATACCCTGGTAGTGATCCGGTCGACCGCCCAAGAAAACCAATGCAAAGCGCAGTTGGGGCAGCCCTCGAATGAGCTGATCCACCCAAGCGCTCACGCCGCCTCGTACCATGGGGTAGGTGCCCTCGAGCAGTAAAATGACATCTGCCGGTGTATCGCGTTTACCCAGGGTGGGCCATGTCATCGCCAATACTCCATCAAGGGGTGTAGTACAGGGTGCTGCGCGGCGCTGGGGCTCAGCCGGGCAAGCTGCTCTTGCATGGCGTGGTAACGCCGGGTTTGGAAGGCCAGCTCCGCGCGGTAAGCGGCTAGGTCATCGTCCTCCATGCCTAGCAATGCGCACTGTGTAAACGCGGCGTCTGCGTCATCGAACGCTTTCAGTGCCAAGCACAAGCGACCGCGTAACAGCTGGCGATGGGCGGAGTTGGCAAGCCGAATGGCGGTATCGATCTCACTCAGTGCTTGGGTCAAATAAAAGTGTGCGGTGCTGCCTTGGGCGAGATGCAGATAGTCGTACTCCCAGTTCAGCATGGCGAGCGCTTCGGCATGATGGCCGTGAGGGTCACCATGTTGGTCACGGGTGGCCGTCAGCCGCTGAATACGCTCGTCTAAATCGCGCTCAATGTTGCTTAGCATGGAGTAAGCCAGCAAACGCACATCATCGGTTGGGTCTGCCAGCCCTAAGCGCAGTAGGCCAATGGCCTGCCTGGGTGGTAAATGGCGGCAAGCTAGAATTGCTTCTTGGCGTGCCACCGGGCTATCGGAGACGTTCAGGACGCTAGTGAGCCCTTCGCGCATAGCCATCGAATCAGCATTCGGGGGTGTCAGCGGCCGATAGGGAAGGGAGGGTAAATCTAGCGGTTGCCAAGCGCTAGGGCGTGCCGGGGCGGATAAATAGAGCGCGGGCACGACGGCTAGCAGTAAGCCGATAAAGGCAATGCCAGGCAGCAGAAACAGCAGCAAGAACAGCACCACTAGAGCGCCCAGTACGGGTTGCTGATAGTTGAGGGGGAGCGCCCGCCGAAGGCCTTCGGCCAGTAACACGCTTCCCGCCGCGTGCCCGGCCAGATGCGTTAGCGAGGGTGCCCCAACGCTTGCGCCCCAGCTATCCACTATCCCGTTATCCATTACCCAGCGATTGACTACCCACCCTTCTACCCCCAAGCCCGCTAACAGCCAGCACAGGCTTGTCAGCACGCGCCAACCGATATGGGGGCGCGCATTAGGACGGTACATGGGACACCTCGGCGTGATCGTGACGCGAGAGAAGCTTTTTGGCCGATAGTCGTCCGTCAATCACTTGGTAGCTGAGGCGAATGGCCTGACAGGCTTCGCCAAGACCAGGTTCAGAGGCCAAGCGTTCCTGCAGGCGCTCTGCGTATATGGTAAATGCGCGTGGCTGGGTTAAGGGGAGCAGCACATACAGGCGCCTTGGGAGACCTGCCTGACACACCATCCAGCTGCGATCCAGACCGCGCTGCTGCTGAGCGACGTTATCAACGGCCTGGTGCAGCTGGGCGTCGCTTAATGACTCCGCAAAATCGATGGCTACGAGCAGTGAGGTGAGCTGATGCTCTCGGGCATGCCGCACCCACTGCGCCACCAGCGAGCGCTGATGGCCCCCGCTGCCTTGGCTAGAGCGCTGGGTGTGTCGAAGCATGTCACCTAGCTGGGCACCTAATACCGCCAGGAGGTGTAAATGACCGCGATGAAAATCAATGAACGGCATCGCCGTCACCGCCACCACGGCGTGAATTTGCTCTTCAACGTCCATGAGCGGTACGACGGCAAGCAGGGGAGCGTTATCAATATTGATGCCCTGGGCCATGGCGCTTTTCAGGCAGATCATACGGCGCTGTTCAAGGCAGGCCATTAGCATGGGGTCATGCCAATCCAGGGCTGTTTCCCCTCCGAACCACATTGCGGCCTGAGGCATAAGCCGTTGCTGCTGATCCACGGGCAACAGCACGGCTTGCTGAATGCGCGCGTGAAGCGCTAAAAAACCCAGCAGTTCATCACCATGCTGAGCCAGTGGATCCTGGTGTGAGGCAAGTGATAGGAACTTCTCTTCCAGTGCTCGCAGCGCATCACGCAAGGTAAACGGGTTGGCAGCCAGTCGCTCTGCCAGCTGATCGTGGGAGACACGCAGCAGCTGATAGTGGCGCACGAACTCCTCCAGGCGTGTTGATTGCGCACGGTGCAGAATGGCCATTTGCTGAAGACGCCGCCGCCACACATCCGCCATTTCACCTGCCACCATGCCCACCAAAATGAGCGCGATGGCAATCGGCAGCCGCTGGGCACGCTCGACGAACAAGTCGCCGTGATACCAAACACCTTCCAACCCCATGATGGTGAC includes:
- a CDS encoding glycosyltransferase family 9 protein, translated to MKPSLPVQPNHIAILRLSALGDVCNLVPTVRALQRQWPHARITWIIGKGEHSLLAGLSGVEFVVYDKATGLTGMRAIWRELADTRFDVLLHMQQAIRASVLSLGLKANVRVGYDKARAKDAQHWFTQHQLAPHANAHVLESFMDFARLLGVEDDRLEWNLAVPAIAYEEARGISGDTPYLVINPCSNARLRNFRNWSVEGYASVIEHAWVQHGLKSVLTGGGSPLEREMGDQIEALCQSGSVINAIGGTSLKGVLALIDNARAVIAPDTGPAHMGNAMGTPTLGLYATTNPQRAAPYLWRDFAVDAYPDAVRTYLHKSVDEVSWGQRVRHADAMDLIKADDVIAKLDALLAHSAAHTTTGLSDES
- the hldE gene encoding bifunctional D-glycero-beta-D-manno-heptose-7-phosphate kinase/D-glycero-beta-D-manno-heptose 1-phosphate adenylyltransferase HldE, which translates into the protein MKVDLTALEHARVLVVGDVMLDRYWHGGTSRISPEAPVPVVRVEDADDRPGGAANVALNVASLGGHAALAGLVGEDDNAELLSKRLAAANVSTYFQRSPDIPTITKLRVMSRNQQLLRLDFEQRLDSVDTSALLAQVEQALPECDVVILSDYGKGTLNQVEHLIDMARQHGKRVLIDPKGQDFTKYRGASLITPNLTEFEAVVGPCATDAILAERGEALRAELELEALLITRSEKGMTLIREGHAPLHLPTRAQEVFDVTGAGDTVIGLMGLALAAHHALPEAMMLANLGAGLVVAKPGTATLSIAELYTALHGDKLAEFGVIEPAPLVDAVRAAQLRGERVVMTNGCFDILHAGHVAYLEQAKRLGDRLIVAVNDDASIGRLKGPKRPINPLNRRMQVLAGLGAVDWVVPFSDDTPAALIEQVLPDILVKGGDYRPEDIAGGSAVIANGGEVKVLGFEDGVSTTAMISSILDRES
- the pelF gene encoding GT4 family glycosyltransferase PelF, whose protein sequence is MTWPTLGKRDTPADVILLLEGTYPMVRGGVSAWVDQLIRGLPQLRFALVFLGGRPDHYQGILFERPANVVHLECHYLMDDLPSLSAIKARRGNLSTFDTVQELHENLRNPEQQDPLRALCDVARMIGQRGGLSREDFLHSQAAWKQIVDHYLTHVTEPSFIDYFWSVRNIHAPLFLLASIAQKLPKGRCLHAISTGYAGFLGALAHHIHHLPFAITEHGIYTKERQIDLLEAKWIKTSTDALSHGFQIHTGYLRQMWIRFFQGLGRMTYASASHITTLHEGNRLRQIQDGAEKARTRIIPNGIQIERFAPLRSATAHNQQPIVALLGRVTPIKDIKTFIRAMRQLISQVPDAQGWIVGPDSEDPAYAQECRDLVQQLGVEKQVRFLGFQRTEEILAQVRLVVLTSISEAQPLVVLEAMAAGIPVVCSDVGACRELVTGDATRQQAAGQIVPIANPMATAHAMEQLLTQPARWLDARAAGIARVEADYTEALMMARYLQLYDEVMYPDALPMTAAARLFTALGRR
- the pelG gene encoding exopolysaccharide Pel transporter PelG; amino-acid sequence: MAGIGFELRRLLRQDSYVSLLRAYGYAGLISSGPWVLSILAVMALGVLSAAASPSGSAHVTEFLVSVTWLVASSLLLTSLVQLLFTRFVADRLFEKRDSAILPNLFGLLTLVVLVAASVGVSLLWFTFQGTSWLYQLEMLMSFIVLSMIWCVTVFVAGVKAYRQVLWAFAFGYGATFVGGMLLSSYGLIGLLGGFVLGQSLLLFTLLAMVIRHYPSDRLWAFDLHRAGQCQRALMAIGLFYQLGIWADKLVFWFHPGTSETIIGPLRASPIYDLPIFLAYLSIVPGMAVFIMRMETDFAERCQAYYDAIRQGDTLLHIEDLRGEMMASVRHGIYDIFKVQGITVVALLLSGPMLFSWLGFSHWYLPLFNIDIVAVAIQVLFMAILNVLFYLDRLKPALWLCLLFFIANVLLTLLSQMLGPVFYGYGYALSLLFTSLVGLAVLNHEFEQLTFQTFMLQPHK
- the waaA gene encoding lipid IV(A) 3-deoxy-D-manno-octulosonic acid transferase → MARWPRLAYSAALYGLAPLIGWRIWREQVPTYSRLQRLGLRLEPLPPEPRLWLHCASVGEVRAARPLIEGLLARFTHHSLLLTTMTATGARQAQALIAEQGTADQTRLAHRFLPLDFPGAARRFVACVQPDLAILFETELWPNLLHACHRQAVPVVVVNGRLSPRAFGRYQRLRPLMQGALANVTWLAAKSPEDAERFQALGCAAESISVVGSLKFEQALPERALEESERLLHAWGQRPVWVAGSTRDGEEALLLTAHRQLLERFPDALLVLVPRHPQRFDEVAALCEREEFKVSRRSQQQPVTPTTQVYLGDTLGELAMLYGAGSVAYVGGSLVPLGGHNVLEPAALGKPVLCGPSLENFSDVAEPLLAAKALTVVASHDALASALVDAFAHPARALQAGQAGKAVIKAQRGALARTLTGIEQMISMPS
- a CDS encoding HEAT repeat domain-containing protein gives rise to the protein MYRPNARPHIGWRVLTSLCWLLAGLGVEGWVVNRWVMDNGIVDSWGASVGAPSLTHLAGHAAGSVLLAEGLRRALPLNYQQPVLGALVVLFLLLFLLPGIAFIGLLLAVVPALYLSAPARPSAWQPLDLPSLPYRPLTPPNADSMAMREGLTSVLNVSDSPVARQEAILACRHLPPRQAIGLLRLGLADPTDDVRLLAYSMLSNIERDLDERIQRLTATRDQHGDPHGHHAEALAMLNWEYDYLHLAQGSTAHFYLTQALSEIDTAIRLANSAHRQLLRGRLCLALKAFDDADAAFTQCALLGMEDDDLAAYRAELAFQTRRYHAMQEQLARLSPSAAQHPVLHPLMEYWR
- a CDS encoding PelD GGDEF domain-containing protein, which codes for MATHIDELQPALAPRWLRYLETLIITLALPVIGWIINPNDPLLLGSGLTWLLAIAPLLVGMRYGFALGFVSALLSVTIMGLEGVWYHGDLFVERAQRLPIAIALILVGMVAGEMADVWRRRLQQMAILHRAQSTRLEEFVRHYQLLRVSHDQLAERLAANPFTLRDALRALEEKFLSLASHQDPLAQHGDELLGFLALHARIQQAVLLPVDQQQRLMPQAAMWFGGETALDWHDPMLMACLEQRRMICLKSAMAQGINIDNAPLLAVVPLMDVEEQIHAVVAVTAMPFIDFHRGHLHLLAVLGAQLGDMLRHTQRSSQGSGGHQRSLVAQWVRHAREHQLTSLLVAIDFAESLSDAQLHQAVDNVAQQQRGLDRSWMVCQAGLPRRLYVLLPLTQPRAFTIYAERLQERLASEPGLGEACQAIRLSYQVIDGRLSAKKLLSRHDHAEVSHVPS